In Anas acuta chromosome 6, bAnaAcu1.1, whole genome shotgun sequence, the following are encoded in one genomic region:
- the RPRM gene encoding protein reprimo produces MNGSAAGGTAAAGLLAGAGSAALELERALRCCTAASVVTDGGGGAATAAGDDERSVYIMRVVQIAVMCVLALTVVFGIFFLGCNLLIKSEGMINFLVKDRRPSKEAEAVVVGPY; encoded by the coding sequence ATGAACGGCTCGGCGGCGGGCggcacggcggcggcggggctgctGGCGGGCGCCGGGAGCGCGgcgctggagctggagcgggcGCTGCGCTGCTGCACCGCCGCCTCCGTGGTCACCGACGGCGGTGGCGGGGCGGCGACAGCGGCGGGGGACGACGAGCGGAGCGTGTACATCATGCGGGTGGTGCAGATCGCCGTCATGTGCGTCCTCGCCCTCACCGTCGTCTTCGGCATCTTCTTCCTCGGCTGCAACCTGCTCATCAAGTCCGAGGGCATGATCAACTTTCTGGTCAAGGACCGGCGGCCGTCCAAGGAGGCGGAGGCGGTGGTGGTGGGGCCCTACTGA